The following nucleotide sequence is from Deltaproteobacteria bacterium.
TGGCCTTTCGCGCAAAGAGATAGACGAGCGCTTTAGCGATATAGTGCGATACGCAGAGCTAGAAGAGTTTATAGATAATCCAGTGAGAACCTATTCTTCGGGGATGTACATGCGCCTAGGGTTTAGCCTAGCCATACACACTGATCCCGACGTTCTCTTAGTGGACGAAGTTTTATCGGTAGGGGATGCTGCATTTGTGCATCGCTGCCATGAAACCATTAGTGACTTTCGCAAAAAAGGCAAGACGCTTATCTTTGTCACGCATGACCTTGAAAGCGTTCTGCGCTGGTGCGACGAAGCGATTTGGCTAGAAAAGGGCGTAGTGCGTAGTCGGGGAGAACCTCGGCAGGTTATCGATAAGTACTTAATGGCTATAGAGGAGCAAGAGACTAAGGAGCTAGAGTCGACCAATAGGGACGTGGCAGGAGAGTTAGAGAAAGCCACTGAAGGAGCTTTCTCGACAGAAAGTATTGTTAATGGCGAAAATCCTAAAGGGGGCTCTACAGATGAGACGCCTCGAGACTTTCATGCGGCAGCAGTTGGGCGTTGGGGTAATCGCGAGGTAGAAGTGGCCGAGGTAAAGATGTTAGATGCGTCACTAAGTCCTAAATGGCTCTTTCACGCAGATGAAAAGGTAACGGTAGAGGTAAGCTACAAGTATAATCAGCCGGTGGATGATTTGGTTTTTGGAATAGGAATACTGAGAGCGGATGGCCTGTGCATATTTGGCACTAATACCAAGCTCGAAAATATTGACGTGCTGCGAGATGAGTCTTTAGAGGCGCAGGATGGAGTCGCTAGCGGTGGAGGACTGTTTACTTTTAAATTTATCTTAGAAAGGCTATCTCTTTTAGATGACACTTATTTTCTAGACGTCGCTGCTCATCGCGGTGATGGCTATCCTTATGATTACCATCACTGCTTGCACAAATTTTCCGTGAGAAGTCACACTAAGTACCATGGCATCTTTAATCCGCTTCATAGGTGGGTATTCTAGAGTTATGAACCGCAATATTCGAGAGCTATGGAAATATCGCGCTTTAGTCTGGGCACTGCTATGTAGACACCTAAGTGCTAGATACAGAGGATCCGTGCTTGGATTTGTCTGGTCATTTCTAAATCCCTTGTGCCTTATAGCAGTGTATTCGTTAGTATTTAGGTTCTACATACGCTTTGACGATGTTGAGAATTACACTTTGTTCTTATTTACTGGATTATTGCCCTGGATCTGGTTTTCCAGCGGTCTTCTCGAAGCAACTAGCGCCATCTCTAGCGGTGGGAGTTTAATAACTAAGGCCATGTTCCCCGCTCACGTGTTGCCCATAGTGGCGGTGCTAACTAACCTAATGCATTTTCTCTTTGCTATACCAATTTTACTAGGATTCATGTTGGTCGTTGGCGTTAACATGAGTCCCAGTCTCATCTCTTTACCCTTAGTTATTGCCGTGGAATTGGTTTTTATCGCAGGCCTTAGTTTATTGTTATCCGCACTAAACGTCTATTACCGCGACATACAGCACATTTTGGGCAATGTGATGACGCTATTATTTTTTCTGTGTCCGATTCTCTATCCGGTAGAAAATATTCCGGCTAAATTTAGATTTACTATATATTTAAACCCACTAGCGTTATTTACTAGAATGTATCAT
It contains:
- a CDS encoding ABC transporter permease, whose amino-acid sequence is MNRNIRELWKYRALVWALLCRHLSARYRGSVLGFVWSFLNPLCLIAVYSLVFRFYIRFDDVENYTLFLFTGLLPWIWFSSGLLEATSAISSGGSLITKAMFPAHVLPIVAVLTNLMHFLFAIPILLGFMLVVGVNMSPSLISLPLVIAVELVFIAGLSLLLSALNVYYRDIQHILGNVMTLLFFLCPILYPVENIPAKFRFTIYLNPLALFTRMYHEIFLEGVFPAWNLLALVASIALLTFLMGNLVFNRYREGFAELV
- a CDS encoding ABC transporter ATP-binding protein, translated to MKSIMAVSPNGTGEHGDSHLASIELSNVSKRFRRASLARKSYDTLKTRILDGLFRRSGGKENFFCALDDITVRVRSGESLGVIGRNGSGKSTLLKLISGIYQPDKGSVSVKGRISALIELGAGFHPDFTGRENIYLGGVMYGLSRKEIDERFSDIVRYAELEEFIDNPVRTYSSGMYMRLGFSLAIHTDPDVLLVDEVLSVGDAAFVHRCHETISDFRKKGKTLIFVTHDLESVLRWCDEAIWLEKGVVRSRGEPRQVIDKYLMAIEEQETKELESTNRDVAGELEKATEGAFSTESIVNGENPKGGSTDETPRDFHAAAVGRWGNREVEVAEVKMLDASLSPKWLFHADEKVTVEVSYKYNQPVDDLVFGIGILRADGLCIFGTNTKLENIDVLRDESLEAQDGVASGGGLFTFKFILERLSLLDDTYFLDVAAHRGDGYPYDYHHCLHKFSVRSHTKYHGIFNPLHRWVF